The Syntrophobotulus glycolicus DSM 8271 DNA window CCTCACCGAGGATGATGACCTTGTCGCTGTCAAGGAAGACGTCCTCACTTGGAACCGTAACCTTGACATTGCGGACGGATGCGACCTTGCTTTTGACAGCGTGGACGATGTCGGCGTGAGTGAGCTCGTTGAGCTCCCGGTTTTTCCGTATCTGAAGCAGCTCCGAGATAGCAGCCTTCACGCTGTCGGCGATGCCGTCATCCGAAACGGTGTCCGGGATGGTCACGGTTACGGAGACAGGCTGCTCTATGGTCGTAGAGCTCTTCACGAGCACGTCGTCATAGTTGCCGATAATCTTGTCGACCTCGGCCCGCACCTGTGCAAGGAGGCCCTCCGTCGCTTCTCCCGCCGTCCCTGTGACGATGATGTCGACCGTTCCTTGACCTCTCGGGTGCATATCGTTCACCTTGACAAAGAGCACGCCCGGAACCTGTTCACAAGCGTTTTGATACTTCTCGGCGATGGGCCTTGTGGCAAGCTCAGACCACGAGCGGAGGGTGCGCTCCCGGAGGCTCTCAACGTCCTCAATGTCGCTGCCTTCCCGGACTATCCAGTCAGAACCATTGGAGACCGTGCAGCCGCCCTCTAAATGCGTCAGGGAGCGCGTTATCTGCCCGGGTGGTACATTGTACCTTGAGCCCTCCCGTTCGGCCTCCACGAGGACGCCGACCGTCTCCGCGCCCTTCTGAAGGACGGTATCCTTCAGGACAAAGAATCGGAGCTCCTCGCCGTTGACGTCCTTGATGGTCTTGAAGACGTGCCCTTTGGCAATGCGAACGGCCTCCGCGCCTTCTCCCCTTGTCACAGTGACATAGCCTTGCGTTTTGAGGGCTTCCTTTTGTTTCTTGCCGAAGTCCGCCGCTTTGAGCTTGAGCCATATCCCCTCAGCATGAGCGACAAACATGTTATTGAGCACACGGCGGAGGAGGTTGATGAGCTCGATGCGGATGCGGAGGACTATCATCAAGAGGGTGTAAAAGATGCCGCCCGAGCTGAAGTTCGTTATTGAGAAGCCCTCGCTTTTAAGCTGCGCGACCGTCTCCTCCTTGAGCTTCTCGATGTCCGGGACGGGAAGAATCTCGTCAAGAACCTTTTCATCAATCAATTTCAATCACCTCCACATTTACCCTGTCGACCGTGACGCTCACGCTGTAGGTCTGAGAATCCCCGATAAAGCAAAAGGTAGTGAACACCTTGAGCGCGTCATCCTCAAGCTTTACCTCGGTTGAGATGGTCTCAGAGTCGACGATTTCTCTTCTTTCAAGCTTTTCTCTTATGCGCTCCCCGACCTCTATGATGGTGAGCTCGTCGTCCTCGCTCTGCACGAAGTCGAGAAGCGACCATCCCCACTCAGTATCATAGAAGAGCTCGCCCGCCTGTGTCATAGCCTCAAGCCGGATGTCCTGCATGATGCAGTCGAACCCGGACACAAGAGGCGCGTCGCCAGTGGCCGCCTGGGTGAGCTGCCACGAGGGGTCAAGCTTAATGTCTGTGTCGTTTAACCCTGCCATCAAACCACCTCCCCGATAATGCACGGATTGAGCTCACCGTACAGAAGGCCGACCGCGACGGTTTTCCCGAGCTCGACGTTTACCTTGGAAAGCACTCCGGGAATCTCCGGGAAGCGTTCGTCAATCTCGCCCGTTTTGTCAAGAATCTTGAGGCTGTATTCGTACCACTCGCCCGTGGACGCTGCTCTTGTGACCCTTGCACGCATAAGGCCGGGGAGCTGCAAGTGAGGGAAGTCGGCGGCGAGCTGCTTTGCTATTACACTTTTGACCATTTCCTCAAGCATTGCTCTCCCTCCTTCGGTTAAAAATAGATGTAGGTGCGGATGAACCCCGCCTCGTTGG harbors:
- a CDS encoding baseplate J/gp47 family protein; the encoded protein is MIDEKVLDEILPVPDIEKLKEETVAQLKSEGFSITNFSSGGIFYTLLMIVLRIRIELINLLRRVLNNMFVAHAEGIWLKLKAADFGKKQKEALKTQGYVTVTRGEGAEAVRIAKGHVFKTIKDVNGEELRFFVLKDTVLQKGAETVGVLVEAEREGSRYNVPPGQITRSLTHLEGGCTVSNGSDWIVREGSDIEDVESLRERTLRSWSELATRPIAEKYQNACEQVPGVLFVKVNDMHPRGQGTVDIIVTGTAGEATEGLLAQVRAEVDKIIGNYDDVLVKSSTTIEQPVSVTVTIPDTVSDDGIADSVKAAISELLQIRKNRELNELTHADIVHAVKSKVASVRNVKVTVPSEDVFLDSDKVIILGEVSVTVERT